TCTGAATTTAATGGCGATCCAGTTAAACTGCTTGATTGATTAAAACAAGACAAATATTTTGATATTGAAGGTGATTATAAAAGTGGTGAATATATTTACCATTTAAGTAAACATTCACACGCTCACGGCGAAAATGAATTTCATGCCTTCTTCACAGCCGAAAATGCTAAAACGGGCATGTTTGATCGTTTATTCGATCTTGATGGTAAACCAGGAATAAGCTTTAATAAAGGTTGAAATACCATCGCTAAAATTGGTAATATATTAATTAAAAAACGTGTAAAAATCAGTGCAAATTACCAAAATAACACTGCTCAACAATTCATTAATGAAATCAATTCGGCAATTGATTCAAAAGCTAAATTAGCCATCATAACAAAATATACAGGGCAGGATTTTTCATCATTTACTGAAGATAAAGCTAATTTAACCCACCACATTAGTGTTTCTGATAACACAAAACAAAATCTGGAACAAGTTGTAGTGAATGTTGCGCTCAAAGCTACTGGACAAAATCAACCTATTCAGTCTCAAAGTGTAATTGTTGAAGGTTTTTTAACTAAATCTAATGAGATAGATGTTCCAAAAAATTCAAATACCAAAAAAGATAACGATAATAAACAGGGCAAAATTGAAAACTCATCAACCAAATCGATGAGTTTCGATGATAATTTAGAAGCTATTGATAAATTTAAAACAAAAGATGAAATCACTCAATATATTGATGCCGACAATGATTTAAACCCAGAAAAGATTAAAGATTTTATTTACGATCTTGAATTAGATAGCGCTGAGGCTGGAAATTTATATAGTGAAGAAGAAGTTAAATTTATAAAAACACTTGTTAACTCATCAACTATAATTAATGGCAAATTTAGCGTTCAAAATAGTAAGTTAGATGAAGTACATGAATTGTTCAAAAAAGCGAGTTCAATAGATGATGCTAAGGAAAAAGCAAAAGCATATGCAAAATTAGCTATTGAATCAAGAATTAAATTAACATCAATAGCTCTTTCTGGCGCCATTAAAAAAGCGCAACAGCAATTAGAATACGCTAGAAAAGACGAAACTAAAGAAAAGTTAAATAAATTAATTCAGCAAGCACAAATTGCAAAAGAACAAAAATATAACCTTTCTTCTAGTTTGGAGATAGTTAAATCTATTAATGATCTAGTTAAAGAAGTGGAAGAAAGTGCTCTGCTTTAATTATTTAGTATGATATTTAGATTATGAAAAAGATAAATTTTAAGATCGCTTTAGGCTTAATCACCACCGCGCCTGTTATGCTTGCATTTTCTTGCACTAACTCAAGTACAGATAAACCAAAATTAACTGGCGACAACGCAAAAATTAGCGAAGAATGAGCCAAATTTACACATATAATTGGACAAATAGAGTCAAGATTGGGTAAAACAGAAACAGAATTTAATCAGAAAAATAAAGCTTTTTCTTTATTTGTGTCAAAATTTCAATCATTGCAAAGGGATTTAATTTCATCATTACAAAAAGTTACAAATCCACTTTTAAATAGCGATAAATTTCTAACCGATAATGAACAAAACAGTTTTAGCAATCTGCAAAAGCAAATATACAGAGATTGATTAATTACTCAAAAAGGTCTTAAATGAGTACAAAATAGTGAAAATATCATCGAAGATTCTCTAATTCAAACTAAATCAACAATTGCGAAATTAAGAACTCAAACTTCAGCAAATGCAATTTACACTTTTAACCAATATATGTTACAACTTGGAAATAAAAGATTTAAAGACCAAGAAATGCAAGCTAAATTAAAATCGTTGAAATTATTTATTAATTCATACATTTTTGATATGGATAAATTAACTGAGGAGCAAAGCGATAATCTTGATAACGAGAACAATCACAAAGCAAACAATCACTCACACACGCATTCGCACGCATTTGTAAATATAAGTTTAAATGCAATTAATCAAAATACAGAATTTCTAACTAAACTAGCTGATTTGATTAAAATAAAGAATAAAATTAATGCTATTGATAATGATTTAAAACGCAAGTTTTACACTGAAAATTTGTATAAAAATTTAAATTTAGACATAAGTGGCTTAGAAGATATTTTGAAAAATGCAAAAGAAGAATTATTTGAAATTAAATCATTAGCAACACAATTGCATGATATATTAGATTCCATGATTAAGGTTGTTAACCCACTGTAATAGTACTCATAATATACCAGCTTTTTAAACAAAGACACAACTTAATAGGGTTCTATAATTGTGCCGTGGTTTAAAGTATGCAAAACAAATAAAATGAGTCGTAATACACGAGTAAAAAATGTATGGAAACTACCCTAATGGTGCTTTTGGCGGAAAAATCTAATACTACAAAGAGTATTAGACTCTAAAAATTTTGCAATTGTTAAAGAGCAACTTCAATTAAATTTACAAGGACCTCAAAAATATATAGCCCAAACAACGGCTGATACATAAGAACACTAAAAAATAATATTAAAGAAGACAATTTAGAATAATTAATGAACGATATAACAATTTGGATATTATCTACATTATGATTTTAACGCCATTTCAATTATGCCTTATCTCTATTATTTGGCTCATAATTAAGAATCGTTTTGTTTTTAGTATAGGTTTTAGGTCGGAAGACTATCTTTCAGCAAATAATATTAAATTACAAGAATATTTTATTGATTTTTTGAGATCAAAAATAAAACATTCTTGTGAAAAAGGATTTTAATTATAGGTGTAGGCATAATTTATACCATCTTGCAATCACTACTTAATTCTTGGATAGCTAAAAAATTCTTCAAATTCGAAATCGAAATATATACATTTATCTTACATGCTTTATTTTAGGTATTTATTGTTTACTTTATTTTGTTAGGTTGTCTAATTACCTATTTATCAAAACTACTACAATTATTAAAAAATAATAGCAATAGAAAAAACTATATTGAAAGCTTTATTGATATTAATTCAAATGAAGAACAAATAATGCTTGATAAATTTTCTTATAATTTCAATCGTGGCAATTGAGCTAATAATAGATGAAATTTTTGATGCGCCTCATCTTATCCACTGCTTTTTAGAGTCAAAAACTCAGAACATATAAATAGATGTGTAGTATATTTAGGAATCGTTCATTCTTATGACAACGTTTATTATTCTAAAATGAAAATTACATTTATTAAAGGCTATGAATCTTTAAATATCTACATGTTTAAAGATATTGCTTTAAAGTACGGGGTGATCGAAAAAACATAATAAATATTCTAGGTCTTAATTAGATCTCGTCTATATCACGATCTAATTTACCAATTATTTTCAAAAGTTATTTCAGATACAAAACCGGAATATGTTCTCATTAAAAATAAATTAAAAATAACGAAAACCAATATAAAATTGAGGTATTCGTTATTTTTAATGCCAAAAACAAAGAACTTGAGAAGACGAGTATTTTATTGAGTTTTTATTAGTAAATTTTTAAGTTGTTTGTGTTGTTTTTGAGTTATTCAATCAGATTTTTGATGTGTACTATTAAATCATAGCACTGCGCAAAAGGTTTTAAATAATATAGAAAAAGTGTTCACTTTAAATTTATTAGATGTGTTTTTGTCTTTTTGATTCAAAATTCGAGTTATTAACAAGCAAAAATGAGCATAATTTAAGGCCAAGGCACATCACAACATTAAAATGGAAATGCTAATTAAAATAATTAACGTAATTTTTAAATTTTCAATATATTTTCATGTAAAAAACACAGTTATTAAGCTAATAATCAGTAGGCAAGCCAAAATTAATAAGAAAATTGTATATGCTTTTTTATTGTTTCGTTTTGAAATGTGTGTAAGTTGAGATGGGGTTAATATTGAATTATCCAATCATAACCTCTTCTTGAATATATTCATACTTGAATGAATTATTAGCTTTTTTTCCTCACACCAACACACTGCTTGTAATACCAAATTGACCGATGAACATCATTATAATTAAAAATATTTTTGACACAATATTTAAATCACGTGTCACACCGACGGTCAATCCCGATGTTCCTAACGCTGAGCAAACTTCGAATGCTAAATGAACAAAATTATACTCAATCGCGTTTAATTTACCTCCATAAGTATCTAAACTTGAAGAAATAATCAATACTCACGCAAAGGTTAAAAAGGCTGAAATACAAAAGACAATTGAACTCATTTTCACAGTTTCATCCGGAATACGTCTTTTAAAGACTCTAACAGTTGGACGTCCCAATATTTTATTGAAGATAGCAAGCACTAGAATTGCAATTGTTGTGGTACGTACCCCACCACCCGTTGACACAGGACCAGCGCCAATAAACATTAAAATTGTTAATACAATAATTGAGCCATTAGTTAAATGATTGATTTGAATTGTACTAAATCCTGCTGAACGAGTTGATAAACTTAAAAAGAAAAGTTGTCAAGTTTTTTGTGCTCAGTTTCCATAATCCCCATTAGATGCAAAAGAATTCGATTTAGCAGCAAATTCAAAAGCACACAACAATGAAAATCCAATTAAAGTTGTAATTAAATAAGTAGTAACGGAAATTTTAGTTATCAATTTAAAAATATAACGTTGTCTATTTTTGCGATTAGTAAGTAGATGTTTTATAAAGCCGGTAATATCATAAATAACCGGATAACCTAATCCCCCAATTAAAAATAGAAATGCAAAATATAATTGCAACTCGATATTCCAGTAATAACTCATTAAAGAGTTTTGACCAATTATGTCAAAACCAGCATTATTTATTGCTGAAATCGTGTGAAAAAAACCATACCGAAAAGCGAGTGAAACATTACCTTTTGGCGAAATAAATTGACCATGAAAATCAATATTTCCAGTCGATCTTGGTGATGCTAAATAAAAATATAAGCTTAAAAACATACCCGAAATAAAAGTAATGATTAACAAAGTTGCTACAGAATGCAGAATTATTTGTTTTGTAGTGCCTAATTCATCAGAGCCTCGTTCGTGTGCAATAACTCGCATTGAATTAACAGAGTTTTTAGCCCGGGGAAACAAAATTGAAATAAAGAATATTTTTAACGCAAAAATTCCAATTCCGCCAGATAAAATTAGTGTTGCAATGATTGCTTGACCGAACATATTTCAAGTTGAATATGAATCGACACTAACTAAACCAGTGTCACTGAACGCTGATGCAGTTGTAAAAATTGCATCCATATATGAAATTTTATTTTTACCCTCTTCAGCATGCGTAATAGGACTTCACAATAACAGTGATGAAGCTAAAACTATCAATAAATAAGTAAAAAATATTATTCTTACATTTGAAACTTTACGCAATCAGTGTAAAGTTGCAGAAATTTTGGCTCGAAAGCGTGAATTTCGCCAACGATTTGACATATCACTTTTATTCATATATTAAATTTTAATACATTAAACATAAAAATAACATAATATAATTAAATAGAAATTTTGCGGGGGTCTTATGCGTAAAAAATTAAATCAAAATATTGCAGTTATTGGTGCAGGTCGTTTTGGTAGTGCGGTTATTAATCAGCTTCTAACCATGAACGTTTCATTGTTGCTAATAGATAGGGACGAAAAAAATCTTAAACCATTTGCTAATCGGGTGGATAAATTAGTTGTCGCTGATGGTGCCGATCCAATTTCATTAGAAGCCTTAGGAATTAAAGACATCGATATTGTCGTGGTGGCAACAAATGATAATACTGAAATTGTGGCAGCTTTAACTGAGTTGCAAGTAAATAACATTATAGCTCGAGCTCAATCAGAAAGACACGCAAATGTTTTGCGCCAAATTGGAGTTAAAACTATTATTAGCCCTGAAAAAGAAGCGGGCGTACGTACAGCTTTAATTGCTGCCAACCCAAACTTTGCTAAGTATTCACTAGGCTTACAGGAATTAGGAGATGGTTTTGTAATGGGGACAACCCTACTAACTAGCGATAAATTTATTAATAAAACTTTAAAAGAAGCAAAATTTGTCGAAAAAGGTGTTAGTGTTGTTTTAATCAAACGGGGCGCTGAAAATATTTTACCTTCTGGATATACAATGTTACAGCAGGGTGATTTAATCACGATTTTAGGTAAAGTTAGCGATGTCACTCATGTTTTTGGAATTTTAAATAAAGAATAGTGAAAAAATTACCACTTTTTCACAAAATTAAAAAACGCAATTTATGCTAATAAAAACGGCTAAAATTGCGTTTTTTAATTTTATTAACAACGATTGGAGACAAAAATTAAAGAATTTAAATAAATTTAAACATTTAAAAACATAAAAAGGTCTATAATTGTGGTAGCTAGTGGGAGGAAGTGGTGTACGGACAATTTGAACGAACAATTGATGCTAAGAACCGTGTGGCGTTGCCAGCAAAGCTGCGTGATGCTTTGGGTAGCAAATTTTATTTGACTATTAGCATGAATAATGTAATCGAATTGAGGGACGAAGCTGAGTTTAACTCAATGACGGCAAACTTAAATGCACAAAGCATTTATGATGCCAACGCCAGAATGCTAAAAAGATATATTTTGGGTAATACACACGAAATTGAATTGGATGCACAAGCGCGCTTCATTATACCTAAACCCGCACTAGCTAAAGGAGAAATCCAAAAAGATGTAATTTTTATTGGGGTTGGTAACTTTGTTGAATTATGAGGAGCCGAAACCTTTAAAAATTATGAACAATCAATTAGCGATGAAGATATTGCCTTAGCTGCTAGAGCGCTCGCTGATAAGGAACGTTAATGCTGGACAAACATTATTCAGTTTTATTAAACGAGACCGTTAGCGCCCTGAAAATCAAACCAGATGGAATTTATCTTGATTTAACATTGGGAATGGGCGGTCATAGCGCTAAGATCTTGTCACAATTAACAACTGGTCATCTGTATGCTTTTGATAAAGATGCATTCGCGATAGAAAAAAGTCGTAGCAGATTAAGTCAAATAAGCAACAATTTTACTTTAATTCATTCAGATTTCCAAAATATTACTGAAGAATTAAAAAAGTTAAAAATTGACAAAGTTGATGGAATTGTGGCGGATTTAGGAATATCATCACCACAAATTGATAACCCAACTCGAGGATTTAGTTACAACAAAGATGCCCCGCTAGACATGCGGATGGATCAATCACAAGAACTTAATGCCCACTATATCATAAATAATTATGATGTTGCTCAATTGGTGCGTATATTACGCGATAACGCAGAGGTTAAGCTTGCTAGTCAAGTTGCGAATGCCATCGTGTATTCGCGCCCAATTGAGACAACATTAGAATTAGCTAATGTGATACGAAGTGGTTTGCCGGCAAAAGTTGTTAAGGTAAAAAACCCTTGCAAAGCTGTATTTCAGGCAATTCGTATTGAAGTTAATAATGAATTAGATTCATTGCGCTCAATGTTGCAACAAAGCCTTAAGTTGCTTAACTGTGGTGGCTCAATTGCCATTATCAGTTTTCACTCATTAGAAGATAGGATTGTAAAACATTTTTTTGGCGATTTAATTAAAAATAAATTGCCAGCAAAAATGCCTGTTGTCGAGACAAAAGAGTACAGCGTTAAAATTTACACTCCATCAAAAGACGAAATCGAGCAAAACAATCGCTCGCGCAGTGCAAAGCTACGTGTGCTAACTAAGTTAAAATAACGAAAGGAGAACTAAATGAACAAGTACTCAGTGAATTTTGAAATATCTGATAAAAAAATCGATGTCAATATCGCTACTATCAATACAGCTTCGTTTAGTTCTGTATTTGCTCGAAGCATCGCACAATGAGATTTTGAAATATTGCAAAATTTAATAAATGAAGTTAAATTATTTATTAAAAATAAATTGCCTAGTAAAAAAAATATCATTGAATATACACTGATTTTAGATGATGCAATGGTCCAAAATGAAATTTTGCACAATAGCTATGAAGTTAAAGTTGAGCATCAAGTCAAAGTTGCTCACAAAGACAAACTAGACAAATATTTATTATCTGCTAGAAATAATCCTAACTATTATGTAATATCTCAAGCTCCATTTATGTATGAAACAGTGTTTAATGGCGAAAGTAAAAAGTATGCTCACTTCCCACTAAACAAAAATGCAAATAAAATTATTTTTTATCACAGTATGGTCTTGATTGACAAAAAAGACACTAAATATACTGCCATTGTCAAAACATTCAGCCAGAATTCAATTGAGTTTAAGCGAATTCTATTAAGCTCAACGTGCCAAAATGTTTTGCAAGAAAAAAATACTCACTCAGTTTTAGTGGAACTTAATTGAGACTCAATTATAATTAATGGCTTCTTTAACTCAATACCTGTTTGAAAACAAAAATACAACTTGAATTTTGAAGCATTCTTTGCAAACATTGCTAAAAAATACAATCACAGTATTACAGTTGCCAAACACATTGTAAATGCAGTAGTTAATAATTGAAATTTTCATCTTAAAAATGTCAACGAAGATTCAAAAGAACGGACAATATTTCAGGCCCTAGGGAATTTGATGTGTAAGATCGTTTTTAAAATGATTACACAATCATATAATGATAATTACGGTCAAGGCCAATATGTCGACTATATAATCAGCGGAATTCAGCCAAAATATTTAGAGTATTTATCAAAACAATATACATCGTTGAATGTATCAGCCATTGACTTAAGTATGGCTCAGAATACAAATTTAACCCCAGCTCAGCTTGGAGCGAGTGTATTTGCAAACGGCAATAAAGTTATTAACCTAGCAAATACACTAACAGACATTGAAAATT
The Mycoplasmopsis californica genome window above contains:
- a CDS encoding division/cell wall cluster transcriptional repressor MraZ, which translates into the protein MYGQFERTIDAKNRVALPAKLRDALGSKFYLTISMNNVIELRDEAEFNSMTANLNAQSIYDANARMLKRYILGNTHEIELDAQARFIIPKPALAKGEIQKDVIFIGVGNFVELWGAETFKNYEQSISDEDIALAARALADKER
- a CDS encoding MAG5150 family histidine triad lipoprotein; protein product: MKKINFKIALGLITTAPVMLAFSCTNSSTDKPKLTGDNAKISEEWAKFTHIIGQIESRLGKTETEFNQKNKAFSLFVSKFQSLQRDLISSLQKVTNPLLNSDKFLTDNEQNSFSNLQKQIYRDWLITQKGLKWVQNSENIIEDSLIQTKSTIAKLRTQTSANAIYTFNQYMLQLGNKRFKDQEMQAKLKSLKLFINSYIFDMDKLTEEQSDNLDNENNHKANNHSHTHSHAFVNISLNAINQNTEFLTKLADLIKIKNKINAIDNDLKRKFYTENLYKNLNLDISGLEDILKNAKEELFEIKSLATQLHDILDSMIKVVNPL
- a CDS encoding MAG3720 family protein, producing MNKYSVNFEISDKKIDVNIATINTASFSSVFARSIAQWDFEILQNLINEVKLFIKNKLPSKKNIIEYTLILDDAMVQNEILHNSYEVKVEHQVKVAHKDKLDKYLLSARNNPNYYVISQAPFMYETVFNGESKKYAHFPLNKNANKIIFYHSMVLIDKKDTKYTAIVKTFSQNSIEFKRILLSSTCQNVLQEKNTHSVLVELNWDSIIINGFFNSIPVWKQKYNLNFEAFFANIAKKYNHSITVAKHIVNAVVNNWNFHLKNVNEDSKERTIFQALGNLMCKIVFKMITQSYNDNYGQGQYVDYIISGIQPKYLEYLSKQYTSLNVSAIDLSMAQNTNLTPAQLGASVFANGNKVINLANTLTDIENLRPKNFLQKIFGFSKNYNA
- a CDS encoding TrkH family potassium uptake protein, with translation MNKSDMSNRWRNSRFRAKISATLHWLRKVSNVRIIFFTYLLIVLASSLLLWSPITHAEEGKNKISYMDAIFTTASAFSDTGLVSVDSYSTWNMFGQAIIATLILSGGIGIFALKIFFISILFPRAKNSVNSMRVIAHERGSDELGTTKQIILHSVATLLIITFISGMFLSLYFYLASPRSTGNIDFHGQFISPKGNVSLAFRYGFFHTISAINNAGFDIIGQNSLMSYYWNIELQLYFAFLFLIGGLGYPVIYDITGFIKHLLTNRKNRQRYIFKLITKISVTTYLITTLIGFSLLCAFEFAAKSNSFASNGDYGNWAQKTWQLFFLSLSTRSAGFSTIQINHLTNGSIIVLTILMFIGAGPVSTGGGVRTTTIAILVLAIFNKILGRPTVRVFKRRIPDETVKMSSIVFCISAFLTFAWVLIISSSLDTYGGKLNAIEYNFVHLAFEVCSALGTSGLTVGVTRDLNIVSKIFLIIMMFIGQFGITSSVLVWGKKANNSFKYEYIQEEVMIG
- the rsmH gene encoding 16S rRNA (cytosine(1402)-N(4))-methyltransferase RsmH, which gives rise to MLDKHYSVLLNETVSALKIKPDGIYLDLTLGMGGHSAKILSQLTTGHLYAFDKDAFAIEKSRSRLSQISNNFTLIHSDFQNITEELKKLKIDKVDGIVADLGISSPQIDNPTRGFSYNKDAPLDMRMDQSQELNAHYIINNYDVAQLVRILRDNAEVKLASQVANAIVYSRPIETTLELANVIRSGLPAKVVKVKNPCKAVFQAIRIEVNNELDSLRSMLQQSLKLLNCGGSIAIISFHSLEDRIVKHFFGDLIKNKLPAKMPVVETKEYSVKIYTPSKDEIEQNNRSRSAKLRVLTKLK
- a CDS encoding potassium channel family protein, encoding MRKKLNQNIAVIGAGRFGSAVINQLLTMNVSLLLIDRDEKNLKPFANRVDKLVVADGADPISLEALGIKDIDIVVVATNDNTEIVAALTELQVNNIIARAQSERHANVLRQIGVKTIISPEKEAGVRTALIAANPNFAKYSLGLQELGDGFVMGTTLLTSDKFINKTLKEAKFVEKGVSVVLIKRGAENILPSGYTMLQQGDLITILGKVSDVTHVFGILNKE